A stretch of the Osmerus mordax isolate fOsmMor3 chromosome 12, fOsmMor3.pri, whole genome shotgun sequence genome encodes the following:
- the LOC136954409 gene encoding protocadherin gamma-A7-like: MARRVLLFISVLSLGSVHSQVSYSIPEELVKGSLVGNIVQDLGLDIKRLNSGKARIYTGDSTEYIELNKERGVLLIKERIDREALCGQTTPCAIHFQIILENPMEFYSITIMIQDQNDNAPQVLYPVQTGGSLVAEMVPRSADVGYLVTKVVAVDVDSGQNAWLSYKLQKATDRALFEVGLQNGEIRTVRQVTDKDAVKQRLTVVVEDNGQPSRSATVNVNVAVADSFPEVLSEFTDFTHDKEYNDNLTFYLVLALAVVSFLFITCLVVIISVKIYRWRQSRILYHSNLPVIPYYPPRYADTLGTGTLQHVYNYEVCRTTDSRKSDCKFARPGSQNVLIMDPSFTGTMQRIQSEKSILDEPDSPLEFGLVASSTSPSTHIGERNAPERTVRFAENTRY, encoded by the exons ATGGCACGGCGAGTACTGTTGTTCATCTCGGTCCTCTCTCTCGGTTCAGTTCACTCGCAGGTCAGTTATTCCATTCCAGAAGAATTGGTGAAAGGCTCTTTAGTAGGTAATATAGTGCAGGATTTAGGATTAGATATAAAGAGACTGAACTCAGGTAAAGCTCGTATTTATACTGGAGACAGCACAGAATACATCGAGCTGAATAAAGAAAGGGGAGTCCTCCTCATCAAAGAGAGAATAGACCGTGAAGCGCTCTGCGGTCAGACGACGCCTTGTGCAATACATTTTCAGATTATTCTAGAGAATCCCATGGAATTTTAcagcattac AATAATGATCCAGGACCAGAACGACAATGCACCTCAGGTTCTGTACCCAGTCCAGACTGGCGGCTCTCTGGTGGCTGAAATGGTGCCTCGTTCAGCAGATGTGGGCTATCTGGTCACTAAAGTGGTGGCTGTTGATGTGGACTCTGGACAGAATGCCTGGCTCTCCTATAAACTGCAGAAAGCCACAGACAGGGCGCTGTTTGAAGTGGGCTTACAGAATGGAGAAATAAGAACTGTTCGCCAAGTGACTGATAAAGATGCAGTGAAACAAAGGCTCACTGTTGTAGTGGAGGACAACGGGCAGCCCTCTCGTTCAGCTACAGTCAATGTTAACGTGGCGGTGGCGGACAGCTTCCCTGAAGTGCTCTCGGAGTTCACTGACTTTACGCACGACAAGGAGTACAATGACAACCTGACTTTTTACTTAGTCTTGGCTTTGGCTGTAGTTTCATTTCTGTTCATCACGTGTTTGGTGGTTATTATATCAGTGAAAATATACAGATGGAGACAGTCTCGTATCCTCTATCATTCCAATCTTCCGGTGATTCCTTATTATCCACCGCGTTACGCAGACACTTTGGGAACGGGAACTCTGCAGCACGTGTACAACTACGAGGTGTGCAGGACGACAGACTCCAGAAAGAGTGACTGTAAATTCGCGAGACCGGGTAGTCAGAACGTCCTGATAATGGACCCAAGCTTTACAGGAACCATGCAGCGGATACAGAGTGAAAAGAGCATCTTAGACGAACCAGATTCTCCTCTTGAG TTCGGCCTGGTCGCCAGCAGTACCTCCCCCAGCACCCATATTGGAGAAAGAAACGCACCAGAGCGCACAGTCCGGTTTGCAGAGAACACTAGATACTGA
- the LOC136954411 gene encoding protocadherin gamma-A7-like — protein sequence MTRKMLLFISVLSLGSVHAQVSYSIPEEMLKGSLVGNIVQDLGLDIKRLKSGNARIYTGDSTEYIELNKERGVLLIKERIDREALCGETTPCALHFQIILENPMEFYSITIMIQDQNDNAPQVLYPVQTGGSLVAEMVPRSADVGYLVTKVVAVDVDSGQNAWLSYKLQKATDRALFEVGLQNGEIRTVRQVTDKDAVKQRLTVVVEDNGQPSRSATVNVNVAVADSFPEVLSEFTDFTHDKEYNDNLTFYLVLALAVVSFLFITCLVVIILVKVYRWRQSRILYHSNLPVIPYYPPRYADTLGTGTLQHVYNYEVCRTTDSRKSDCKFARPGSQNVLIMDPSLTGTMQRIQSEKSILDEPDSPLEE from the exons ATGACACGGAAGATGCTGTTGTTCATCTCGGTCCTCTCTCTCGGCTCCGTGCACGCGCAGGTCAGTTATTCTATTCCCGAGGAAATGTTGAAAGGCTCTTTAGTTGGTAACATAGTGCAGGATTTAGGTTTAGATATAAAGAGACTGAAATCAGGGAACGCTCGTATTTATACTGGAGACAGCACAGAATACATCGAGCTGAATAAAGAACGGGGAGTCCTTCTCATCAAAGAGAGAATAGACCGTGAAGCCTTGTGCGGTGAGACGACGCCTTGTGCTCTACATTTTCAGATTATTCTAGAAAACCCAATGGAATTTTATAGTATCAC AATAATGATCCAGGACCAGAACGACAACGCACCTCAGGTTCTGTACCCAGTCCAGACTGGCGGCTCTCTGGTGGCTGAAATGGTGCCTCGTTCAGCAGACGTGGGCTATCTGGTCACTAAAGTGGTGGCTGTTGATGTGGACTCTGGACAGAATGCCTGGCTCTCCTATAAACTGCAGAAAGCCACAGACAGGGCGCTGTTTGAAGTGGGCTTACAGAATGGGGAAATAAGAACTGTTCGCCAAGTGACTGATAAAGATGCAGTGAAACAAAGGCTCACTGTTGTAGTGGAGGACAACGGGCAGCCCTCTCGTTCAGCTACAGTCAATGTTAACGTGGCGGTGGCGGACAGCTTCCCTGAAGTGCTCTCGGAGTTCACTGACTTTACGCACGACAAGGAGTACAATGACAACCTGACTTTTTACTTGGTCTTGGCTTTGGCTGTAGTTTCATTTCTTTTCATCACATGTTTAGTGGTTATTATATTAGTGAAAGTATACAGATGGAGACAGTCTCGTATCCTCTATCATTCCAATCTCCCGGTGATTCCTTATTATCCGCCGCGTTACGCTGACACTTTGGGGACGGGAACATTACAGCACGTGTACAATTACGAGGTGTGCAGGACGACTGACTCCAGAAAGAGTGACTGTAAGTTTGCCAGACCGGGTAGTCAGAACGTCCTGATAATGGACCCCAGCTTGACAGGAACGATGCAGCGGATACAGAGTGAAAAGAGCATCTTAGACGAACCAGACTCTCCACTGGAG GAATGA
- the LOC136954412 gene encoding protocadherin beta-15-like, which produces MFFRCPGSRSIASQIWRWPGQLLFLFFVTKIAFGQIRYSIPEEMSKGSLVGNIVQDVGLDVKRLKSGRARIFTEDSSEYIGLNTEKGTLVVKERIDREELCGQSSPCSLHFQIILENPMELHRIDVEILDINDNPPLFAKKEIQFEISESAAPGARFSLDSAKDPDVALNTLQTYTLKPSDHFKLNTLSRPDGTKYVEMVLQTALDREKVEEHMLTLTAYDGGSPHKSGSVKIKVIVLDANDNAPAFSQSVYSVTLPENTSKGTIVIGVSAIDADQGLNGEVTYSFSQSTDSASDLFNIDAFSGEITVNGELDFEKWKQYELNVEAKDKWGLTDTSKVLIEMTDVNDNVPLISIISFSNPIPEDSPSETVIVMFNIKDLDSGKNGQVKCSISRDLPFRIKSSSSNFYSLVSDEVLDRETVPEYNITITATDEGSPSFSTNKTLTLRISDVNDNAPLYPKQSYAAYIRENNSPGTSILSVKASDKDTNNNARISYFLEDNQVNGVSASSYISVNAESGEILAVRSFDYEQIKEFQIRVKAQDGGSPPLSSNVTVKIMIQDQNDNAPQVLYPVQTGGSLVAEMVPRSADVGYLVTKVVAVDVDSGQNAWLSYKLQKATDRALFEVGLQNGEIRTVRQVTDKDAVKQRLTVVVEDNGQPSRSATVNVNVAVADNFPEVLSEFTDFTHDKEYNDNLTFYLVLALAVVSFLFIMSIIAILSVKCYRWRRERMFYKSNGNLPVIPYYPPLYADVGGTGTLKHVFNYEVCGTTDSTKSDIKYVRPFSQSTLSVDINGTMTMPRPSKGTEDVMSEVDVIDVNDNAPEIVLTSQPSPVREDAPSGTVVALLSVRDLDSGDNGDNAKISYSILDSKVQDVSVSSYVYMNSDNGSIYSMHSFDYEKLKVFQIQVQAKDHGSPSLSSNATVHVFILDQNDNAPAVIYPSTALGSLSHQKIPRSAKAGHLVTKVTAVDADSGHNAWISYKLAEATDASLFSVNIYTGEVRTKRAVSEQDDSSQRLLIEIKDDGEPVQSTTVTVAILIEDGLHEPILDLRQKAPEPSKKNGRITLYLILSLASVSVLSVLTFVILTVRCVKNSSGSCCMRRADYDGYTNPNRNLQIQLNSDGPIKYVEVLGGDMLSQSQSFRSCLSPMSEFSDFTFVKPSSTTDFKEMINVLDASLPDSAWTFESQQMGAVHQ; this is translated from the exons ATGTTTTTTCGTTGTCCTGGCTCAAGGAGCATCGCCTCCCAGATCTGGAGATGGCCGGGACAGCTGCTGTTTCTCTTCTTTGTTACTAAGATAGCTTTTGGACAGATTCGTTATTCCATTCCCGAGGAAATGTCGAAGGGTTCGCTCGTGGGGAATATTGTGCAGGACGTAGGTCTGGATGTTAAGAGGCTGAAATCTGGCCGAGCTCGGATATTTACCGAGGACAGCAGTGAGTACATCGGTCTGAATACAGAGAAAGGGACGTTGGTAGTAAAAGAAAggatagacagagaggagcTCTGCGGCCAatcctctccctgttctctgcATTTCCAAATCATACTAGAAAACCCGATGGAGTTGCATCGAATTGACGTGGAAATATTGGATATTAATGATAATCCTCCTTTATTTGCGAAGAAGGAAATACAGTTTGAGATCAGTGAATCTGCAGCCCCCGGTGCTAGATTCTCATTAGACAGTGCTAAAGATCCTGATGTTGCGTTGAATACACTCCAAACATACACCCTGAAGCCGAGTGATCATTTTAAATTAAATACACTATCTCGTCCTGATGGTACAAAATATGTTGAAATGGTGCTTCAAACAGCCCTTGACAGAGAAAAGGTTGAGGAGCACATGCTAACATTAACTGCATATGACGGCGGTAGCCCTCATAAATCTGGATCGGTGAAAATTAAGGTTATTGTCTTAGATGCAAACGACAACGCGCCTGCTTTTAGTCAGTCTGTTTACAGTGTAACTTTACCTGAAAATACGTCTAAGGGAACCATAGTCATAGGCGTAAGTGCAATTGACGCAGATCAAGGATTAAATGGTGAAGTAACCTATTCGTTTTCTCAAAGTACTGATAGCGCATCCGATTTGTTTAACATTGACGCATTTTCAGGGGAAATTACCGTTAATGGTGAACTTGACTTTGAGAAATGGAAACAGTATGAACTAAATGTCGAGGCGAAAGACAAATGGGGTTTGACAGACACCAGTAAGGtgctcattgaaatgactgacgtcaacgacAACGTCCCCCTTATTAGCATAATTTCCTTCTCTAATCCCATCCCCGAAGACTCGCCATCAGAGACTGTTATAGTGATGTTTAACATCAAAGATTTAGATTCCGGGAAAAACGGACAAGTTAAATGTTCTATCAGTCGAGATTTACCCTTTCGGATAAAGTCTTCATCTTCAAATTTCTATAGCTTAGTGTCTGATGAAGTTTTAGACCGCGAAACAGTTCCTGAGTATAACATAACAATCACGGCCACAGATGAGGGgtctccctctttttccacGAACAAGACACTGACACTGAGAATATCAGATGTCAATGATAACGCCCCACTGTATCCAAAGCAATCTTATGCAGCCTACATTCGTGAAAATAACTCTCCTGGCACTTCGATCTTGTCTGTTAAAGCCAGCGACAAAGACACCAACAACAATGCGCGCATTTCTTATTTTCTCGAGGATAATCAAGTGAATGGAGTTTCAGCCTCATCTTATATTTCAGTGAATGCAGAGAGCGGAGAGATTCTAGCTGTGCGTTCTTTTGATTATGAGCAAATAAAGGAGTTCCAAATTCGCGTCAAAGCGCAGGATGGAGGCTCCCCTCCACTCAGTAGCAATGTGACTGTGAAAATAATGATCCAAGATCAGAACGACAACGCACCTCAGGTTCTGTACCCAGTCCAGACTGGCGGCTCTCTGGTGGCTGAAATGGTGCCTCGTTCAGCAGATGTGGGCTATCTGGTCACTAAAGTGGTGGCTGTTGATGTGGACTCTGGACAGAATGCCTGGCTCTCCTATAAACTGCAGAAAGCCACAGACAGGGCGCTGTTTGAAGTGGGCTTACAGAATGGGGAAATAAGAACAGTTCGCCAAGTGACTGATAAAGATGCAGTGAAACAAAGGCTTACTGTTGTAGTGGAGGACAACGGGCAGCCCTCTCGTTCAGCTACAGTCAATGTTAACGTGGCGGTGGCGGACAACTTCCCTGAAGTGCTCTCAGAGTTCACTGACTTTACGCACGACAAGGAGTACAACGACAACCTGACATTTTACTTGGTCTTGGCTTTGGCTGTTGTTTCATTTCTGTTTATCATGTCTATCATAGCCATCCTGTCAGTGAAATGCTACAGGTGGAGACGTGAGCGCATGTTCTATAAATCCAACGGGAATCTTCCGGTCATTCCGTACTACCCGCCCCTTTACGCTGACGTAGGAGGGACAGGTACATTGAAGCATGTGTTTAATTACGAAGTGTGTGGGACGACTGATTCGACAAAGAGTGACATTAAATACGTCAGGCCTTTCAGCCAGAGCACGTTGAGCGTTGACATAAATGGCACCATGACGATGCCAAGGCCAAGCAAGGGCACGGAGGATGTGATGTCAGAG GTAGATGTGATAGACGTTAATGATAATGCCCCAGAAATTGTCCTTACCTCTCAACCAAGCCCTGTGCGCGAGGATGCACCAAGTGGCACGGTGGTTGCTTTATTAAGCGTGCGGGACCTTGACTCTGGGGATAACG GAGACAATGCCAAGATCTCTTACTCCATCCTGGACTCAAAGGTGCAGGACGTGTCTGTGTCCTCCTATGTATACATGAACTCTGATAACGGCAGCATCTACAGTATGCACTCGTTCGACTATGAGAAACTCAAGGTGTTTCAGATTCAGGTGCAGGCAAAGGACCACGGCTCCCCATCTTTGAGCAGCAACGCCACTGTCCATGTTTTTATCCTGGACCAGAATGACAATGCCCCCGCTGTTATTTACCCCTCCACTGCACTGGGCTCGCTCTCTCATCAGAAGATTCCCCGCTCCGCTAAAGCAGGCCACCTGGTTACCAAGGTGACGGCCGTGGACGCAGACTCGGGCCACAACGCCTGGATCTCCTATAAACTGGCGGAGGCCACAGATGCGTCTCTGTTCAGTGTCAATATTTACACGGGAGAGGTGAGGACTAAACGCGCTGTGTCTGAGCAGGATGACTCCTCTCAGAGGCTGCTAATAGAGATAAAAGACGACGGGGAGCCGGTCCAGTCAACCACGGTCACGGTGGCAATACTGATAGAGGACGGGCTACACGAGCCCATCTTAGACCTCCGACAGAAAGCGCCTGAGCCCAGTAAGAAAAACGGTAGAATCACCCTCTATCtgatcctctctctggcctcggTGTCCGTTCTTTCGGTGCTGACTTTTGTTATCTTAACTGTGAGGTGCGTTAAAAACAGCAGCGGTAGTTGCTGCATGAGACGGGCCGACTATGACGGCTACACGAACCCCAACAGAAACCTGCAGATCCAGCTCAACAGTGACGGGCCTATTAAGTACGTCGAGGTCCTGGGAGGGGACATGTTGTCTCAGAGTCAGTCGTTCaggtcctgcctctctcccatgTCAGAGTTCAGTGATTTCACGTTTGTTAAGCCCAGCAGCACCACTGACTTTAAGGAGATGATCAACGTTCTAGACGCGTCTTTACCCGACAGCGCCTGGACCTTTGAGAGCCAGCAG ATGGGAGCTGTGCACCAATAG
- the LOC136954413 gene encoding protocadherin gamma-C5-like yields the protein MTKRMGYRDWRWLALWWHIFFLLWRTIDGQTRYTIFEELKQGSVVGNLAKDLGLGLSEIFDRKLRVASEAGKQYFRVDAGKGELVVNERIDRETLCGQSASCVLPLQVIIDEPLQLFRVEVEIQDMNDNGPVFAKFENVLNLAESTAVGRRFTLKGAADPDVGTNALKSYKLNQNEHFALNVKTNKDGIKIPELVLQKLLDREKQPAHKLILTALDGGNLVRSGTTEITINVLDINDNPPQFQKALYEIPVKEDAKKGTVILTVKAVDLDEGENGEVSYSFAEDTSETVLKIFYINPETGDIFVNDVLDFEQCSKYDFDIRASDKGTPAMDGQCTVQVQIQDVNDNSPEIILTSLSSPVREDSPIGSVVALINAKDIDSGNNGKTSLSLPTVCPFKLKQSFSDHYALVTDSKLDREVNPQYIIKIIASDAGSPSLTAVKEIIVDISDVNDFPPVFSQRSYTVYVKENNPPGKILCSVSAMDPDLGDNAKFSYSILDSKVQDVSVSSYVYMNSDNGSIYSMHSFDYEKLKVFQIQVQAKDHGSPSLSSNATVHVFILDQNDNAPAVIYPSAALGSLSHQNMPRSAKAGHLVTKVTAVDADSGHNAWISYKLAEATDASLFSVNIYTGEVRTKRAVSEQDDSSQRLLIEIKDDGEPVQSTTVTVAILIEDGLHEPILDLRQKAPEPSKKNGRITLYLILSLASVSVLSVLTFVILTVRCVKNSSGSCCMRRADYDGYTNPNRNLQIQLNSDGPIKYVEVLGGDMLSQSQSFRSCLSPMSEFSDFTFVKPSSTTDFKEMINVLDASLPDSAWTFESQQVRRNKIV from the coding sequence ATGACAAAGAGAATGGGATACCGAGACTGGAGGTGGTTGGCTCTTTGGTGGCATATTTTCTTTCTCTTGTGGAGAACAATTGACGGACAGACTCGCTATACCATCTTTGAGGAACTGAAACAGGGCTCTGTTGTAGGGAACCTAGCTAAAGATCTGGGCTTGGGACTATCTGAAATTTTTGATCGTAAACTGCGCGTCGCCTCCGAGGCTGGTAAGCAGTATTTCAGAGTGGATGCGGGGAAGGGCGAGCTAGTCGTCAATGAgagaatagacagagagactttGTGCGGACAAAGTGCGAGCTGTGTTTTGCCTTTGCAAGTAATAATCGACGAGCCGTTACAGTTGTTTCGTGTAGAAGTGGAAATACAGGATATGAATGACAATGGACCAGTCTTTGCCAAGTTCGAGAATGTTTTGAATTTAGCAGAATCCACTGCTGTTGGAAGACGGTTTACATTAAAAGGCGCAGCAGATCCTGATGTAGgcacaaatgcattgaaatcgtaCAAATTGAATCAGAACGAGCACTTTGCTTTGAATGTAAAAACCAACAAAGATGGAATAAAAATACCTGAGTTGGTGTTACAAAAACTGTTGGACAGAGAAAAGCAACCAGCTCATAAACTAATACTGACTGCTTTAGACGGGGGCAACCTTGTCCGATCAGGAACAACAGAGATTACAATAAATGTTCTAGACATTAATGATAACCCCCCTCAATTTCAAAAGGCTCTGTATGAAATTCCTGTTAAAGAAGATGCGAAGAAAGGAACAGTTATTTTGACGGTTAAAGCTGTCGATCTTGACGAAGGAGAGAACGGTGAAGTATCTTATTCGTTTGCTGAGGATACATCCGAGACTGTCttaaaaatattttatattaatCCTGAGACTGGCGACATATTTGTTAATGATGTACTGGACTTTGAACAATGTAGTAAATATGATTTTGACATCAGAGCGAGTGATAAAGGGACACCTGCGATGGACGGACAATGTACCGTACAGGTGCAGATTCAAGACGTAAATGACAACTCTCCTGAGATTATCCTCACTTCTCTATCTAGTCCTGTAAGAGAGGACTCTCCCATCGGCAGCGTGGTCGCTTTAATTAATGCGAAAGACATAGATTCAGGCAACAATGGTAAAACTAGTTTAAGTTTGCCGACAGTTTGTCCCTTTAAATTAAAGCAGTCATTTTCTGACCATTATGCACTAGTGACAGACTCTAAACTAGACAGAGAAGTGAATCCCCAGTACATAATTAAGATAATTGCCTCTGATGCGGGTTCACCATCGCTGACAGCAGTCAAGGAAATTATTGTAGACATTTCAGACGTAAATGATTTTCCACCAGTGTTTTCTCAACGCTCCTACACAGTCTATGTGAAAGAGAATAATCCACCTGGTAAAATATTATGTTCAGTGTCAGCTATGGATCCAGATTTGGGAGATAATGCCAAGTTCTCTTACTCCATCCTGGACTCCAAGGTGCAGGACGTGTCTGTGTCCTCCTATGTATACATGAACTCTGATAATGGCAGCATCTACAGCATGCACTCGTTCGACTATGAGAAACTCAAGGTGTTTCAGATTCAGGTGCAGGCAAAGGACCACGGCTCTCCATCTTTGAGCAGCAACGCCACTGTCCATGTTTTTATTCTGGACCAGAATGACAATGCCCCCGCTGTTATTTACCCCTCCGCTGCCCTGGGCTCGCTCTCTCATCAGAATATGCCCCGCTCCGCTAAAGCAGGCCACCTGGTTACCAAGGTGACGGCCGTGGACGCAGACTCGGGCCACAACGCCTGGATCTCCTATAAACTGGCGGAGGCCACAGATGCGTCTCTGTTCAGTGTCAATATTTACACGGGGGAGGTGAGGACTAAACGCGCTGTGTCTGAGCAGGATGACTCCTCTCAGAGGCTGCTTATAGAGATAAAAGACGACGGGGAGCCGGTCCAGTCAACCACGGTCACGGTGGCCATACTGATAGAGGACGGGCTACACGAGCCCATCTTAGACCTCCGACAGAAAGCGCCTGAGCCCAGTAAGAAAAACGGTAGAATCACCCTctatctcatcctctctctggcctcggTTTCCGTTCTTTCTGTGCTGACTTTTGTTATCTTAACTGTGAGGTGCGTTAAAAACAGCAGCGGCAGTTGTTGCATGAGACGGGCCGACTATGACGGCTACACGAACCCCAACAGAAACCTGCAGATCCAGCTCAACAGTGACGGGCCTATTAAGTACGTCGAGGTCCTGGGAGGGGACATGTTGTCTCAGAGTCAATCGTTCaggtcctgcctctctcccatgTCAGAGTTCAGTGATTTCACCTTCGTTAAGCCCAGCAGCACCACTGACTTTAAGGAGATGATCAACGTTCTAGACGCGTCTTTACCCGACAGTGCCTGGACCTTTGAGAGCCAGCAGGTGAGAAGAAATAAAATAGTGTGA
- the LOC136954414 gene encoding protocadherin gamma-C5-like produces MTKRMGYRDWRWLALWWHIFFLLWSTIDGQTRYTIPEEVKQGSVVGNLAKDLGLGLSEIFDRKLRVASEAAKQYFRVDVGKGELVVNERIDRETLCGQSASCVLPLQVIIDEPLQSFRVEVEIQDINDNGPVFAKTEHVLDIAESTVSGTRFPLKGAADPDVGTNALKSYKLSQNEHFALNVKNSKDGIKVPEMVLQKQLDREKLLEHKLILTATDGGNPVRSGTTEITINVLDNNDNAPQFEKLLYEVPLREDMERGTVILKVKAVDIDDGENGEVVYSFAEDTSESVLKTFHIHTKSGAISVNGVVDYELCSKYDFDVRASDKGTPKMQGHCTVQVQIQDVNDNSPEIILASLSTPIREDSPIGSVVALINAKDIDSGNNGKTSLRLPTDCPFKLKPSFSDHYALVTDSKLDREKNPQYRIKIMASDAGSPPLTAVKEIIVDISDVNDFPPVFSQRSYTVNVKENYPPGKILCSVSAMDPDLGDNAKISYSILDSKVQDVSVSSYVYMNSDNGSIYSMHSFDYEKLKVFQIQVQAKDHGSPSLSSNATVHIFILDQNDNAPAVIYPSTALGSLSHQKMPRSAKGGHLVTKVTAVDADSGHNAWISYKLAEATDASLFSVNIYTGEVRTKRAVSEQDDSSQRLLIEIKDDGEPVQSTTVTVAILIEDGLHEPILDLRQKAPEPSKKNGRITLYLILSLASVSVLSVLTFVILTVRCVKNSRSSSSCCMGRADYDGYTNPNRNLQIQLNSDGPIKYVEVLGGDMLSQSQSFRSCLSPMSEFSDFTFVKPSSTTDFKEMINVLDASLPDNAWTFESQQMGAVHQ; encoded by the coding sequence ATGACAAAGAGAATGGGATACCGAGACTGGAGGTGGTTGGCTCTTTGGTGGCATATTTTCTTTCTCTTGTGGAGTACAATTGACGGACAGACTCGCTATACTATCCCGGAGGAAGTGAAACAGGGCTCTGTTGTAGGGAACCTAGCTAAAGATCTAGGCCTGGGACTGTCAGAGATTTTTGATCGTAAACTGCGCGTCGCCTCCGAGGCTGCTAAGCAGTATTTCAGAGTGGATGTGGGGAAGGGCGAGCTAGTCGTCAATGAgagaatagacagagagactttATGCGGGCAAAGCGCGAGCTGTGTTTTGCCTTTGCAAGTAATAATCGACGAGCCGTTACAGTCGTTTCGGGTGGAAGTAGAAATACAGGATATCAATGATAATGGACCTGTCTTTGCCAAGACTGAGCATGTTTTAGATATAGCTGAATCCACTGTTTCTGGAACGCGGTTTCCCCTGAAAGGCGCCGCGGACCCCGATGTAGGCACAAATGCATTAAAATCCTACAAACTAAGTCAAAATGAACATTTTGCATTGAACGTAAAAAACAGCAAAGACGGAATAAAAGTTCCAGAGATGGTGTTACAGAAACagttagacagagagaaactgcTAGAGCATAAGCTAATTCTCACTGCCACAGACGGAGGGAATCCAGTCCGTTCAGGAACGACAGAGATCACTATTAATGTTCTAGACAATAACGATAATGCTCCACAGTTTGAGAAATTGCTTTACGAAGTCCCTCTCAGAGAAGACATGGAAAGAGGGACCGTCATTTTAAAGGTTAAAGCTGTTGATATTGACGACGGGGAGAACGGCGAGGTCGTGTACTCATTTGCTGAGGATACATCAGAAAGTGTCCTCAAAACATTTCATATTCATACGAAAAGCGGTGCAATATCTGTTAATGGTGTAGTGGACTACGAACTGTGTAGTAAATATGATTTTGACGTTAGGGCATCTGACAAGGGAACACCTAAGATGCAAGGCCATTGTACTGTGCAGGTGCAGATTCAAGACGTGAATGACAATTCTCCTGAGATTATCCTCGCTTCTTTATCAACTCCAATAAGAGAGGACTCTCCCATAGGCAGCGTAGTTGCTTTAATTAATGCGAAAGACATCGATTCAGGCAACAATGGCAAAACAAGTTTACGTTTGCCGACAGATTGCCCCTTTAAATTGAAGCCGTCTTTTTCTGATCATTATGCGCTAGTGACTGATTCCAAACTCGATAGGGAGAAAAATCCCCAATACAGAATTAAGATAATGGCCTCTGATGCAGGTTCACCACCACTGACAGCAGTCAAGGAAATTATCGTTGACATTTCAGACGTAAATGATTTCCCACCAGTGTTTTCTCAACGCTCCTACACAGTCAATGTGAAAGAGAATTATCCGCCTGGTAAAATATTATGTTCAGTGTCAGCTATGGATCCAGATTTGGGAGACAATGCCAAGATCTCTTACTCCATCCTGGACTCCAAGGTACAGGACGTGTCTGTGTCCTCCTATGTATACATGAACTCTGATAACGGAAGCATCTACAGTATGCACTCGTTCGACTATGAGAAACTCAAGGTGTTTCAGATTCAGGTGCAGGCAAAGGACCACGGCTCTCCATCCTTGAGCAGCAACGCCACTGTCCATATTTTTATCCTGGACCAGAATGACAATGCCCCCGCTGTTATTTACCCCTCCACTGCACTGGGCTCGCTCTCTCACCAGAAGATGCCCCGCTCCGCTAAAGGAGGCCACCTGGTTACCAAGGTGACGGCCGTGGACGCAGACTCGGGCCACAACGCCTGGATCTCCTATAAACTGGCGGAGGCCACAGATGCGTCTCTGTTCAGTGTCAATATTTACACGGGGGAGGTGAGGACTAAACGCGCTGTGTCTGAGCAGGATGACTCCTCTCAGAGGCTGCTTATAGAGATAAAAGACGACGGGGAGCCGGTCCAGTCAACCACGGTCACGGTGGCAATACTGATAGAGGACGGGCTACACGAGCCCATCTTAGACCTCCGACAGAAAGCGCCTGAGCCCAGTAAGAAAAACGGTAGAATCACCCTctatctgattctctctctggcctcggTGTCCGTTCTTTCTGTGCTGACTTTTGTTATCTTAACTGTGAGGTGCGTTAAaaacagcaggagcagcagtaGTTGCTGCATGGGACGGGCCGACTATGACGGCTACACGAACCCCAACAGAAACCTGCAGATCCAGCTCAACAGTGACGGGCCTATTAAGTACGTGGAGGTCCTGGGAGGGGACATGTTGTCTCAGAGTCAGTCGTTCaggtcctgcctctctcccatgTCAGAGTTCAGTGATTTCACCTTCGTTAAGCCCAGCAGCACCACTGACTTTAAGGAGATGATCAACGTTCTAGACGCGTCCTTACCCGACAACGCCTGGACCTTTGAGAGCCAGCAg